In Trichoderma breve strain T069 chromosome 4, whole genome shotgun sequence, the following proteins share a genomic window:
- a CDS encoding rap1 myb domain-containing protein, translating to MASHITYDGVTGAAAGGNIFKDIKFWVSRRVPQRDSIIDKIQSNSGIVVALEKDADMLIADHARKDAPLGSYSWKYITESVNAGIIQVEDKYLIGPPPNQRRSVLTGAHAKKTRTPFTEQDDAIVAKWVLEHGIDTAGNKMYMELEDAYPHHPWQSWRNRWVKILSARSNAEIDRLARLANVDVDNAPITARHIIRRHQREDWPEAPQSNAVPNSNRNPQNHNVPAVPRVSRSEQNQPRDVAPPDRNRRTATDDAASKPNNHGDEEDDTVIHHDTAGEARPAAATEAERQPIQKRAKSARVEPGGALREEEKRNAEQDAENDDNQDEASVDGGLSSFSEREQFLSDLQDYCEANDRALDTRCVIRDKEVDLWELFRAVSVQELPPDELDWQQVAEHVGLGQMRNGEAVTALLRSSYDHHLADFVEAMMSFEENEEDPDEDIAEGEETLIGDEETAAGSKTPRRSQRNSAASPLSNDNGGSNLRKRLPEGQLSTPTKLAKRRRTVHSEIPVTPEDKLRTGRPSSAPASAPGNLQSMADQEQELPEMEESQQRTPRQNQQRQQSPDEPDMTPSQQLRSETDSIASPEHNESRTPTLYYSPTASYPHRQLETIQEEDSATSTPTKSRSKRRELPASFQQPREPRLMQLEERREKRRQLEQERRQRQQQRQQQRLEEHRQQELRQEERRREEEQQQQQQQEEQQREGDQAQEQEQELQRQRWHQDAADSSETDPEVVQQSQEQFISWKEHYLDQGFSEEIIIEAMRRTTMTPGEAMEAVLTSLRDGQGIPPNHEGIWTDRDDAQLKYVVRVGDLRRADEDNGDTRRRKEKARKMLDRLLFKHDESRVKLRRKFHRAVALAERDRRRRDRQSREGIDQ from the exons ATGGCGTCGCACATTACGTATGATGGGGTTACAGGCGCAGCGGCGGGTggcaacatcttcaaggatATCAAATTCTGGGTTTCCAGAAGAGTTCCCCAAAGAGACAGCATTATCGACAAGATTCAG AGCAACTCGGGTATTGTCGTCGCTTTGGAGAAAGATGCAGACATGCTCATTGCAGACCACGCAAGAAAAGATGCACCACTGGGATCATATTCATGGAAGTACATCACAGAGTCTGTAAATGCTGGCATTATCCAGGTCGAAGACAAGTATCTCATAGGACCTCCGCCCAACCAGCGCCGATCAGTGCTCACAGGCGCACATGCCAAGAAAACTCGGACACCCTTTACAGAACAAGACGACGCCATCGTTGCCAAGTGGGTTCTCGAGCATGGGATCGATACGGCTGGGAACAAAATGTACATGGAGCTGGAAGACGCA TATCCCCATCATCCTTGGCAGTCATGGAGGAATCGGTGGGTAAAGATCTTATCAGCAAGGTCCAATGCAGAGATAGATCGCCTGGCAAGATTGGCCAACGTGGATGTGGACAATGCACCAATTACCGCGAGACATATTATCAGGAGACACCAGAGAGAGGACTGGCCAGAGGCACCTCAGAGCAACGCTGTCCCCAACAGCAACCGAAACCCTCAAAATCACAACGTACCGGCGGTGCCTAGAGTATCTAGAAGTGAACAAAATCAGCCCCGAGATGTGGCACCACCTGATCGCAATAGGAGAACCGCCAcagatgatgcagcttcTAAGCCAAACAatcatggtgatgaagaagatgatacGGTTATTCACCACGATACGGCTGGTGAAGCTAGGCCAGCTGCCGCCACAGAGGCTGAGAGGCAACCAATACAGAAGCGAGCGAAAAGTGCTAGAGTGGAACCAGGAGGCGCAttaagagaagaagagaaaagaaatgctGAACAAGACGCTGAAAATGACGACAACCAAGACGAAGCCAGTGTTGATGGCGGCCTATCTTCCTTCTCAGAGAGAGAGCAGTTCCTCAGCGATCTCCAAGACTATTGCGAGGCAAATGACAGGGCGCTTGACACACGGTGTGTTATCAGGGACAAAGAAGTAGACCTGTGGGAATTGTTTCGCGCTGTTAGCGTACAAGAATTACCTCCAGATGAGTTGGACTGGCAGCAAGTGGCAGAGCACGTGGGACTTGGGCAGATGCGAAACGGCGAGGCCGTCACTGCTTTACTAAGATCGAGCTACGATCATCATCTCGCAGACTTCGTAGAAGCTATGATGAGCtttgaagaaaacgaggaGGATCCTGATGAGGATATTGCTGAAGGCGAGGAAACACTCATAGGAGATGAGGAAACTGCGGCGGGATCAAAAACACCACGGCGCTCACAGAGAAACAGCGCAGCATCCCCGTTATCAAACGACAACGGGGGCTCAAATTTGAGAAAAAGGTTACCAGAAGGGCAGCTTTCAACACCAACCAAACTGGCCAAGCGAAGACGAACAGTGCACTCCGAGATTCCAGTGACTCCCGAAGACAAGCTGAGAACCGGCAGGCCCTCATCcgcaccagcatcagcaccaggTAATCTGCAAAGCATGGCGGATCAAGAGCAAGAACTGccagagatggaggagtCGCAGCAAAGGACACCACGGCAGAATCAACAACGACAGCAATCGCCCGACGAGCCAGATATGACTCCCTCTCAACAACTACGGAGCGAGACTGATTCGATTGCGAGCCCCGAACATAATGAATCAAGGACTCCCACTCTCTATTACAGTCCAACAGCATCTTATCCCCACAGACAACTTGAAACAATACAAGAGGAAGACTCAGCCACATCTACGCCGACAAAGTCGAGGTCTAAGAGGCGCGAGCTCCCAGCGTCTTTTCAACAGCCTCGGGAACCTCGGCTCATGCAGCTTGAGGAGAGGCGAGAAAAGAGGCGGCAGCTGGAACAAGAAcgacggcaacggcaacagcagcgacagcagcaACGACTGGAAGAGCATCGACAGCAAGAACTACGACAGGAAGAAAggcggcgagaagaagagcaacaacagcaacagcaacaggaaGAACAGCAGCGAGAAGGTGATCAAGCACAGGAGCAGGAACAGGAACTGCAACGACAGCGATGGCACCAAGACGCAGCCGACTCGAGCGAAACCGACCCAGAAGTTGTCCAACAGAGCCAAGAACAATTCATCTCCTGGAAGGAACACTACCTCGACCAGGGCTTCTCCGAGGAAATCATCATCGAAGCCATGCGCCGCACCACAATGACCCCCGGCGAAGCCATGGAGGCCGTCCTCACGAGTCTAAGAGACGGGCAGGGCATCCCGCCCAACCACGAGGGCATCTGGACGGACCGCGATGACGCCCAGTTGAAATACGTAGTCCGCGTCGGCGATCTGCGGCGCGCGGACGAGGACAACGGCGATACGCGACGGCGCAAGGAGAAGGCGCGCAAGATGCTCGACAGGCTCCTGTTCAAGCACGACGAGTCCAGGGTTAAGCTGCGTAGGAAGTTTCATCGGGCGGTGGCCTTGGCGGAGAGGGACAGGCGGCGGAGGGATAGGCAGTCGAGGGAAGGGATTGATCAatga
- a CDS encoding DHHC palmitoyltransferase domain-containing protein, with amino-acid sequence MDTLKKILIVVLAISFMVFITFFGRLPALRKTPIAWLYKLIWIHFPNLVSSIDQTLTGGRVTGSMSWIYNRLMYDRHPTIVIFFLLIMTVSEYMYLPDVWPKIGLFTKFTATIAVILPYVFLYLACSADPGYITRENHAYHMSLYPYDYALFHPGNECRTCRFLKPARSKHCDVCKRCIARADHHCVFINSCVGYGNHHWFLLLLLSTCVLATYGGLLGLYLLTSKIKEEYPLWTVWPGQDLEFTEYFAVWGWGLHGDIRVGAATLLALLTSPLIWALFIYTVFLIYCGTTTNESMKWTDYKEDMRDGYAFRRPLAPNRPRNLRLEPLCPRWPSLPEHIILATQDAQPPSDQGNYPGEGEWEHVWDLKTVDNLYDMGLWHNLGDVFFSNYAFDDGTEEPLAERRPRGRSISTTKSGYPQ; translated from the exons ATGGACACCCTAAAGAAGATTCTCATTGTAGTTTTAGCCATATCTTTTATGGTATTCATTACCTTTTTCGGCAGACTTCCAGCTTTGAG GAAAACGCCCATCGCCTGGTTATACAAGCTGATATGGATTCATTTCCCCAACCTGGTGTCGAGTATAGATCAGACACTCACTGGTGGGCGAGTGACTGGATCGATGTCATGGATTTATAATCGCCTCATGTATGACCGTCATCCAACGATCGTG ATCTTCTTTTTATTGATCATGACGGTCtctgagtacatgtacctccCTGACGTCTGGCCCAAGATCGGCCTCTTCACAAAGTTCACCGCCACCATCGCCGTCATCCTGCCGTACGTGTTCCTGTATCTCGCCTGCTCCGCAGACCCAGGGTACATCACCCGCGAGAATCATGCGTACCACATGTCTCTCTACCCTTATGACTACGCCCTCTTTCACCCGGGCAACGAATGCCGCACCTGTCGGTTCCTGAAGCCCGCGCGATCAAAGCACTGCGATGTCTGTAAACGCTGCATCGCCAGGGCCGATCATCACtgcgtcttcatcaactcgTGTGTCGGCTACGGCAACCACCATTGgttccttctcctccttttATCGACGTGCGTTTTGGCGACCTACGGCGGCTTGCTAGGTCTCTACCTGTTGACGTcgaaaataaaagaagagtACCCATTATGGACTGTCTGGCCGGGCCAAGATTTGGAATTCACAGAGTACTTTGCTGTCTGGGGCTGGGGCCTTCACGGCGACATCCGTGTCGGTGCTGCCACtcttctcgctctcctcaCCTCTCCTCTAATATGGGCTCTCTTCATCTAcaccgtcttcctcatctACTGCGGAACCACGACCAACGAGTCCATGAAATGGACAGACTATAAGGAGGATATGAGGGACGGCTATGCCTTTCGACGTCCTTTGGCGCCTAACCGACCCCGTAACCTGCGTTTGGAGCCACTGTGTCCTCGCTGGCCCTCGTTGCCAGAGCACATCATATTGGCCACTCAAGACGCGCAGCCACCAAGCGACCAAGGGAATTACCCAGGCGAGGGCGAGTGGGAGCATGTATGGGACCTAAAAACCGTCGACAACTTGTATGACATGGGATTGTGGCATAACCTCGGCgatgtcttcttttccaactATGCATTTGATGACGGAACAGAGGAGCCCCTAGCCGAGCGTCGGCCACGAGGGCGCAGTATCTCTACCACCAAGTCTGGATATCCTcaatga
- a CDS encoding activator of hsp90 ATPase protein codes for MVLHNPNNWHWVNKDASAWAKEWFEENLTKLETENGDVKARITKVQSMSGDVDVSQRKGKVITIFDVKLVLEYSGSTAEIDEVSGNITVPEIAHDTEEDEYVFEIDIFSESKEKQPVKDLVRSKLVPQLRKEFQKLAGALITEHGKDIQHAPGSNPSSGFSTPRTLPQAAPKAAAQPTASHTSSSGVVNTVTVRDDQEFRTTAEELYQTFVDPQRLAAFTRAPPKVFEGAKAGGKFELFDGNVSGEYLELEKPKKIVQTWRLNQWPAGHYSKLNIEFDQNDIDHVTVMRVTWEGVPVGQEDVTRRNWGEYYVRSIKQTFGFGTIL; via the exons ATGGTTCTGCACAACCCCAACAACTGGCACTGGGTGAACAAGGATGCGTCTGCCTGGGCAAAAGAGTGGTTCGAGGAAAACTTGACCAAGCTTGAGACCGAAAATGGAGACGTCAAGGCCAGAATTACCAAGGTCCAGAGCATGAGTGGTGACGTTGACGTCAGCCAACGCAAGGGGAaagtcatcaccatctttgaTGTTAAGCTAGTGCTGGAGTATTCTG GGTCCACTGCCGAGATCGACGAGGTCTCTGGTAACATTACTGTTCCCGAGATTGCCCATGATACAGAAGAGGACGAGTACGTG TTTGAGATTGACATCTTCTCAGAGtcaaaggagaagcagcccgTCAAGGATCTCGTGCGATCAAAGCTTGTTCCTCAGCTCCGAAAAGAGTTTCAGAAACTTGCTGGTGCCTTGATCACTGAGCATGGAAAGGATATCCAGCATGCCCCCGGCTCCAACCCTTCCAGTGGCTTCTCTACCCCACGAACCCTCCCTCAGGCTGCGCCAAAGGCTGCAGCTCAGCCCACAGCTTCTCACACTAGCAGCTCGGGCGTTGTCAACACGGTAACAGTGCGTGACGACCAAGAGTTCCGCACCACTGCTGAGGAGCTGTATCAGACCTTTGTCGACCCTCAGCGATTGGCCGCCTTCACTCGGGCGCCGCCAAAGGTCTTTGAGGGAGCAAAGGCAGGAGGCAAGTTTGAGCTCTTTGACGGCAACGTCTCTGGAGAATATCTTGAGCTggaaaagcccaagaagattgtTCAAACCTGGAGATTGAACCAGTGGCCCGCCGGCCACTACTCGAAGCTCAACATTGAGTTTGACCAGAACGATATCGACCACGTTACCGTCATGCGCGTCACCTGGGAGGGCGTTCCTGTCGGCCAGGAGGACGTGACCAGGCGTAACTGGGGCGAGTATTACGTGCGAAGCATCAAGCAGACCTTTGG ATTTGGTACCATTCTATAA